Below is a window of Pelosinus sp. IPA-1 DNA.
ATCATTGTATTATAAATGGAGAATTTAAGTGGTTTCAAGGATATGAGGAAATATATTTTGATGATATTAAAGTTTATGAATGTTATTTTCATGGAGGATCAATTAAATAGTTAAAATAGGGAGTAATATCATGATATTAAACAGGAATGATTTATGTTGGTGCAAAAGTGGACTGAAATATAAAAATTGTCATTTAGAATTTGATAAAAAGTTAAGTGACTTAAAAAGAAAGGGATATATAGTACCAACGAAAAATCTTATAAAAACAAAAGAACAAATTGAAGGAATTAAAAAGAGTGCCGAAATTAATAATGGTCTTCTAGACTTAATAAGTGAGAACATCAAAGAAGGTATGACAACAGAGGAAATAGATAAATTAGCATATGATTATACAATATCAAAGGGTGGAATTCCGGCCGATCTTAATCATGATGGCTTTCCTAAAAGTATTTGCGTATCAGTAAATAATGAGGTATGTCATGGAATACCACGAAAAGATGTTATCCTTAAAAATGGAGATATTGTAAACGTAGATGCAACAACTAAGCTTAACGGATATTATTCAGATGCATCAAGGATGTTTATGATTGGTGAAGTAAATGAAGAAGCTAAGCATTTGGTTCAAGTATCTAAAGAATGTCTGAATAAAGGATTGGAAGTAGTTAAACCTTGGGCATTTTTAGGAGATATTGGAGCAGCAATTCAGGAATATGCGGAAAGTAATGGGTATTCAGTAGTTAGAGAATTTGGAGGACATGGAGTTGGGTTAGATATTCATGAAGAACCGTTTATTTTTCATTTTGGAAGAAGAGGAAAAGGCATGGTTTTAGCTCCTGGCATGGTATTTACAATTGAACCAATGATAAATGCCGGAAGTCATGAAATATTTATAGATGAAAATAACGGATGGACGGCTCTTACAACTGATGGTTCTCTTTCAGCACAATGGGAACATACAGTTCTTGTAACTGAAAATGGTATAGAAATAATTTCAAAATAAAGAGTACATTAATATACCACTAAGGGATGTACTAAAAAGTATATTAGAGAACTTCAGACTATGAGAAAGCATAGGTAATGTGGGAGATTAAGGTATATCAGTGTTGGAAGCGAAAGAACTGCTTCTTGTAACGGAAAAGAGGCTATTACAAAAACTCAA
It encodes the following:
- a CDS encoding methionyl aminopeptidase; this encodes MILNRNDLCWCKSGLKYKNCHLEFDKKLSDLKRKGYIVPTKNLIKTKEQIEGIKKSAEINNGLLDLISENIKEGMTTEEIDKLAYDYTISKGGIPADLNHDGFPKSICVSVNNEVCHGIPRKDVILKNGDIVNVDATTKLNGYYSDASRMFMIGEVNEEAKHLVQVSKECLNKGLEVVKPWAFLGDIGAAIQEYAESNGYSVVREFGGHGVGLDIHEEPFIFHFGRRGKGMVLAPGMVFTIEPMINAGSHEIFIDENNGWTALTTDGSLSAQWEHTVLVTENGIEIISK